In Panicum virgatum strain AP13 chromosome 5K, P.virgatum_v5, whole genome shotgun sequence, the genomic window CATACCTTCACCCAATTCCAGCAGCTTCCCACCATCCACTAGCCATGGCCAGTGAGGGAACCCCGAAATCCTCGACCATGAAGCCGGCCGCTGCTCATTCCACAGTTCTACCACCATTCGACGCACTGATCCCCGCTGCTGATGCGATGGTGGAGGACCAGACGGCCTTTGTGCGACCCCTGGCCACAGTTCCCTCCTCTGGGAACAATGGAGGGCCAGTGGGCACCAACCAGGAGGCGTGACACCCACCTCCCCATTCCACAGCACGGTCACCATCTCCTCTCAAGATGGGCAAGACGAGGGCTTGCGCTTAGAGCCCTTACAGAAGACCATAAGAGCTCGCCGGTGTCTAGGCAAGGGGCAACCCCAACTCAGAACCTAGATGTAAAAGGGAGGGGTGCAGCAGCCAGTCCATCCCCAAGGAAGGTGAGATCCCAGTCGTCGCCGGCAAAGCCAAGGAGCGACACGACCACTGATGGGCCGACCATCGCCGATCTCAATGCGATGGTTCAACAGCTGCGCCTAGAGAATAGGTGCCTTGAGGATCATCTTGCAGAGAGGAAGATAGAGGTCGATGAGCTTCAGGACGACCTCCGTCTTCTCCGCCGTGGTTTGAGCGCTAAGATGAAGCGCTTGTATGAGGTTACGGGCCACAAAGACCTTTATTAGGGCTCACCTCCTAAAAAGGTCGCTATCATTAGTTTAGTTATGGGCGCTAGGTTTAGGTTAATTCGTATAGGTTTAGTTTTGGTTTAGTTTGCGCCCCAGGATTAGTTTGGCTCGATGGAGCCCCTTCATGTTTTATGtttttgttttgtctatgatcgatgagctggtcgaaaacaagtgtggggggacTCTTGTGATGTTGCACATACACGCTACTATCTTCCTCTACGTCACGCGCACTTCTCACTCCGACTCCTCAACTGTGCACCATCTCACTTGTTTTCTCCCTATAGCatttctaaacatgagcataaTCTCCTGAATTTATAAAATTGTTTAAAATCTGCTAAAAGGAGTTCTCTCTAACTTGATAAACACTTGCATGAATGTTGTTCCTTGCTGCGCTTAATTCTGTGAACCATATCTTCTAGGGAACCCATGATGCTTAATTGTTGACCAACGTGATATGTTTTGTCTCTGAGTTGCTTATCTTTAAATGTCTATGAGTTTGGGGAATCTTTTCTAAAATGAGAAAAATTAAGTTCATGGTCTTTACTTCTATGTATCCTTTCCTACTAGAGCCATATGATCCTTTCCATACAAAAAACCTTTTGCATGTCTCTTGACTTCGTTTTGAGCTCGATCAAATTTTGCAACAAATCATAGTTATACTTTGTTTACACTCATGATTAAGGATTACGTGCACAGatgaaaataaatgctccataaGTATTGACTGATAATTGTAttcaaaagagaaagagagagagagaagatggcatgccaatGAAGCATgacccagagagagagagagagaagatggcatgccaaagaagtaTGACCCAATAAATTAAAAAGAAAGTCAGTCAAAGAAAGGAGTACGTAATCATCTGTGAAATAACCTGATCGGATCGTAAATACAAGTATTATACCTATGGATCCAATCTTTGCCCTTGCAACAGATATGAGTCAAGCAGATGCCTTCTTACTCCCTGCTGAGCTCCACACAAGTCATTTACATTAGTAGGATAGAGTAAAGGCAAACCCTGGTAAGAGTATATACATGAGCCACAATGAGAGACCCAAGAAGAGAGTAAGACCATCATGAACAATTTCTTTATAAAAATTCTTCCAAAAACCCCAAAGCTTGCAGCATGGTAAGGATGGCACTTAAGTCAAATTCATTCCGTTCTTCAACAATTACTGACATTATGgtagacacattcaagttcacaaaTGAAGGCAAAGTATGGAATAGCTTTTGTGTAGGATGTTTTATCAAGGAGATGCCAAGAACCTTAGTCCTAACCTTTActcaggacgagcaaagggctaagtgtgggggatcttgttgacggtcgcTAATGACTCATTTTGActatcaactcctgcacaaaaattaaccataatgtggataaatgctaggataggtTTATGTATTAACATATTCCACAGATAGTggtttgagaatgtgtgcaggtgattttgagctaaaaatgcAACAAAGTGGTGAGGCAAGATCCAGGATATGAAGTTTCAATGAATCAGAGCGTGACACATGTCATTACATGTATTAGAGGGCCCACTAGAGCAAGGAACCGACATAAAAGAAGTCAATCCTcgtgccaatgacaagtgggcccaaagGACAGCCCAATGCAACAAAGGGAAGGTCGGTTGGTACCACAAGGGGGTCAGCCGACCACCCTAGTTGGCCGAAGGCCCAGTAGGCCCCACCACCTTCAGGTTTCACGTGGCATCTCCTGGTTGGCTCCTAATGTCGGTTTGGGGAGGAATGCTACAGCTCACCCCCATGGCTCCCCCTGTATATATGAGAGGGGGTGCAAATGGACAACACCCCACACTTCACCTCAACTCTTAATTTCTTCTTCATTTGGAGCTTGAGAGCTCATCCTAGGTGCTCTAGGCAGCCTAGGGATGTAGGAAAATAgggggagagtgaggaggagtcgggggaagtgccgggtttgtcggcactcttctccgcttgtatctcgatggatgcttattcagttgtaagtattcgagactttcttatttagaattagagtttagttgcaagttatTTCTTCTGCCTTTTACTGGATTGATTGTTTGCTTAGAGTAGCAGTTGATCCTAGCTTAAGACTCCTGATAGAGACGGATAATCTTGGCCAGGGTTAGGATTAGTACGGAATagcatagacatggtgtttaggctagactttaccacTTAGTTGTTTTGAATGCCCATGGCTTGTGAGGTAGCCGACAGgtagtgacagccctgtccatgcCCTAGCAACCCTCCACATTCGGTTACATAACAAAGCATAATTGTTGGAGCAACTGGCTTAATTAAGCTAGGGGAAACCAGTAGCGTGAAGTTTAAGGCGAAGTCATTTTTTCCTctaagcatagattctagatcttaagAAGTCCTCTCTATCCTATTTCTCCCACACAAGTGTGTGTGTTcatggatgagcctgaacctgtagGTAGTGCACTCACGTTCCTCGGTGGAtatgataccctagaatactcctgGGTGATAGCTATAATGGTATCCATGCGCttacggattttattcgtgatgttaccAAATACCAATAATCATCGCCCACAAGAATGATTTTGTGGAGTGTTATCACCCAAAGGAACGATTTTTTGTGAGAGGCAACCGAGCCCCACAAGGACTACAAACTCTCAGACAGCTGACTTTAAGTTTTCTAACTCTCACTTCGAGTTTTTGTTGTACTCTTTGTGATTTTGATGTCAGGCATGAGGAACGTCGGGAAGAAGTTCACGAACGTGTTCACAAAGGTGACCGGTTCAAGCTCGAGTCGGTCAAGCTCGCATCGCTCAGCCACTCCCGCACCGAGGTTCACCCACCATGATGAGCAGTCTGAGTCGCAGGCGCCAGAGAAGCAAGCCGAACAATAAGAGGAGAAGGCGCCGGATGACTCCCACATCGAGCTCTATGGAGATCGAGAGTTTTAGGCCTGCAACATGCTGAAAGACCGAACTTTCGGTCACACTCGGATTTTCGACGAGGACCTGCTGGAGAAGACATGTATGGACGCCGAATTTGCTAGTGTTTGGAAGGCCGTGGGTTGGTTGGCCTTTGCTGAAATTTCCGAGATGGGCTCCCAGGATTTGACAATTCAGTGTCTTTGCACTCTTGTGGAAATTGAAAATGGAGTTTCATTTTGGTTTTTCGGAAACGAGTTCGTTATGTCCTGGAATGATATGTAGAActtaaaaaaatatcaaaaccaTATTTCTGCATATATAATGGTTAAGATTGTGAAACCATATTGTATAACTCACCCACTCTAATATCTCATGCAACTCAAGACCAACTTTATAATTTTCACACTCATAATCACTTTATATACTGAAATAtgcttttgatatttttttctagGTCTATAGATCACAATAAGCTTATGTTAAAAATTTCACCTTTTTCCATGTGTTTTGCTCTTTTATGAATTATAAATGAATTTTCAGAATAgatttgaaaattatttgtaggaACAGATGTGAGGGGACCCATTTGTAGGactcatttttaggggcgggttagGAAGTGACCcgccctaaaaatacattttcaaGGGCAGATCGGTAGCAACCCCGCTCCATTTGTAGCCACGGGTCAAATTTcagcccgcccctacaaaaaaACTAGGGCGttcctacaaatcgtttttgtagtagtgctatCTGCAAAAAGTTATTAATAATGGATTTTGAAATTGGTTTGGGCATCTGCACACAGATTGAATGAGGCTTGTATTTGATTGCTTTTATGACAGAGCATTGTAGTTTTACTTGCAAATATTGCCTGCTCATAATATTTTCTGACTGGGCTTTCCAGGTTGAGGACAAGATGCAAGAAGGAGCAAGCAGTTAGAACTTAGAAGAGATTGATTGCAGGATAAGATATTAGGAACAAGCTGAAGCTAGCTAGAAGAGATAATTTATGTGGTATCTTGTGTTGTGTGattagtactagattttgtcaTTCTATGTATCTAGTAGCTCAAAAGTGATTTTGCTACCTATTTTTACTTGGGCAGTTaaaatgggcttggcccatataaTGTACAAAATTGGAGTGGCGTCTAAATTTATGGGCTAcaatgaaaatgaaaataaagTTCCTAATATGGGCTGAGCCAATAAATAAATAGGCCTGCAACTAGCTTACCACATTAGCATCCATGCTGACCTATTGGTGACATGGCGATTTAATCTGTGACCAATAGATATCCTACGTGGCAACAatttgtgatgtttattttcgtcATTAATTTTTAGCTTGGGTAGGGCCTGATGATTTGTGACGTTATTTTCGTCACCATTTTTGGGCTTGGGTTGGGCTAGCGGGCCTATGGCCACGTTCTATGACTTTTTTTGGCTCGTCACAAAATAGATTATGCTTTGCTAATGAAAATTTGTTCCTTACTAAAAAATTCAGCTATGTGATGGTTTGACCATTTTGTCACTGGAAACCAAATGCCACGCTCCGTTTTTGACGAATTAAAATTCGTCATAAATTCGTCACAAAAGTTTCTTTATGATGAATTTGGGCTCTACGGTGATGAATCTCGTTCGTCACCGATGTATCGATTTTCACTAGTCCAACCGATATCTTAGGCTCTCTATAGGCTTCCATCCTATCCAAAAGTATCGGTACGAAGAAGAATCGGTAACTAGCATTGGTACCGGGTCTTCTTCGAGCCGGTATTTTTGGGGTGGACATTTGTCCTCTTTTCTAATAGTGACCGAAAGTAAAGGATGGATCTAGTTTTGGAAGCATGAAATATATGGAAAAGTTTGTTGGTGAACTGACGTTAAATTATGAAAAAATTCTGCAAACTAAAATATATGAAAGAAGGATGgtcccgcaaaaaaaaaagcagtgtGAGGATctatttgaaaagaaattttggaACAGCCATGGAATAGTACGGGTTTAAAGCATTCACAAATTAAGGAGCTAATCAAGAAGGTACTAGCTATTCACATCATGACTCACACTTTTCAGCTTTcgcccatctttttttttttttgacatgcgaATCACTATCTCGGGCAGATTCAACGAATCTAACAAAAACACCCATTGCCTTTTGTATAGCGAACTTTTTGTTGACTTTGATGCACCTAGACGGTGCCGCATGCAGATCGATCGGTGGATCGAAGCACGGATCAACTACTGCCGCCGGAAGACATGCTCCTCGCCCGTGTTGTGGTTGACCTGCCGGATCCAACGGCCGGTCGCCCTGCGGCCGCCCCGGGCATGCAGACTAGGCCCCTTTCCGACGCCGACGTGCAGGACCTCGACGCCCTTGCCGATGGGCAGGTAGACGGAGCGCACGAGCCTGGTCCCCGCCGCCATGGACGTCGCGGCAGCCAGCGCCGTGGCGCCGCGCCGCCTACCGTGTCCGTGGCGTACCACGACCATGCCCCTCTCTCCGGGTCTGGCCGCCCGCAGCACGGCGGCTTCATCCTGCCGCCGCGCGTCGATCACCAGCAGGTCCACGCCCTCGAGCCGCGCCATCGCCTCTTCCGCGTCGCTGCCCGCGACGACCGTCGGCGACTCCGCTCCGGCGTCCTCATCCTCCTGCGGGCCGACGATGCCGGCGTAGACCGCGGACGTGGAGTCACCCTCCGGGAGCACGCTGGCGTAGCGCCCGCCCGTGCGCCGCGCGgctgcggcgagcgcgaggCTCGTGGCGGGCGGCAGGGAAGACGCGTTGGACGGCTGCGCCGACACGTCCGGCGCCTCGACGACGAGCTGCGCGTTccagccgccggccatggcggcgacgaGCTCGGCCACCTCCGCCGACCCGGCCAGGTCATTGAGGCCGGCGAGCGCCCTGACGCCATCGATGTAGGCCTTGGACGCCATCTCCGGACACCACACCAGCTTCATCTTCCCCTGATTCTCCCTCTCAATAGGAAACTTTGCGGCGAAGGAAGGGAAGGCACGGGAGGAAAAGCATATACCGGAGGAGGTCCGAGTGGGGGAGGGGGCAGCCGGTGAAGAATAGAAAAAATGAAACGAGGAGTGAGCCGCGGTGCGTGTATAAGCGGGCGCGGATATATGCGTAGATCTGTGGCTGCAcgcctgcacctgacccgggaGCGTTGACGAGGATCCGCGGGGGTGCTGAGTGGTGGTGCCGTGCGGCGGAGGAATAAGggtctgtttggcagggctccggctctttCAAAAACAGTTACGGCTCTGTCTTTTCaaatggagcggcttctctggtagagttggagccgttttagaaaatgtttggcaaaacagcttcacttgttagattaatgtgtaagccgcgtgaaACTACGATTTTATGGTttcaccttgcctgtgtaaACCGCTGATGACTTCAGGACCGGCTTCACACGTAAAGCCGGTTACAAAACAAAtatttgggagggcttcacctaAAGCCGCTCATGAAACCGCTgatgaagccctcccaaacggggcctaaaTGTGGAAAGGCGCCGATCACGTCGCGGGACGGACGGACGGGGGCGGCCGCTCCCcgcggtgggtgggtgggtgtgtCACGTTACGTATCCGGACCGAATTAAAGGCTATCCTTGTCGGCTCGCGAGGCTCTGCCGGCGTTTCTGGATGGATATGGACTCGCCCGCATCCTCTATATATCGGATGGTGGGTGTTTGTGTTTCCGCTTTCTCGTTCTCCATCAGGCCGACGTTATGAGTTTCGCGTGGGGATTCTCTGATTTTTAAAATTTGAAGTTTTATTTTGATAGAGTTCGGAAGAAGTTGGGAAAAGCAAGGCTCAGATGACTTCTCTAGAAAGAAATTTCCAATATGTATTTATATGTTGATGAGTCAGTGCCACCTGTCGGCTTAATCCACATCAAAAACCTCCTTGATCAATTTTACGCCGAAGTACTTGAGCAAATTGTTCAAGGAGAACAATTGTCCACCCAATCTAATAATATCGGGGAGAAGCCTGACAAAAAAAAGCAGAGGACGGAGCTATCTAATTTAGCTGTAAATACCAATAAAAAGTGCTAGAATATTTAAGGGTATGTTTGGGACTGCTTTACTCCATGAATTCCAGCTCCTTTCCATCTACTCCACCCATGGAGCAGCCATACTAGATGCTCCAATGAACCTATTTGGCTGATAACGTAGCTCCAGCTTCTAGAATTGTAGAATTAGGGAATAGTTTATTTTACCCATGCTGCAGAATTATTTGCGGGCCAGGCCGGGCTAGGCCTGCCGGTCCAAAGTCCCAGCTCTACTCCGTCCAACAAAAATGACTATTCTAGTTTTTTTCCAAACAGATTAATATCATTAGTACTTATCTCAATCCCATTAATTTAGGCATGGAAGATGTTCAATTTCCATAGAGTTAGATACAACATGCAAATAATTAAATCTTAAAAACTACATTTAATCAAAAGGATAGGACAAGTAGTTGTTGCTAGGATTGCACTCTTAGtgggatttttttaaaattcagaATTCCACTCTTCATAAGATGGAAGTATATGCTACTTGGCTCTTTGGTACTAGTTATTAAGCTGATAAGACGAAGGAATCATGACACACGAGGCGTAGGTGGCAACTGGACAACTTAGTGTAAACAACTTTCCTTGGTCCGCGAttgcaaaataaataaataaaaatgttcCGTCAACTTTTCGTACGGTCTCTAGCTGGATTTGAATCcaacaaataaataatttttgcaagtTGACGATGGCAGGAATTAATAATATCTTTAGTTGAAAGTATATAAACTGTTGGAGCTATGGCGTCTTGCTTGTTGCCTACTTGGTACACTATTAGAAAACGGGCtttgggcaccggctgagaagggccaaaggcaccggtttcccaaccggtgccccgcaaccgctaCCAATGGCCTcgacttaagacaccgggtttttcaaccggtgccttaggcttccattggtaccggttggaaatacagccggtaccaaagaggctgccacgctgacgtaaggtggcagcccctttggtaccggttggtatttccaaccggtaccaatgacattttcccttttttttccaaaaccagttttgtttgttatatttattactgtttattcttttataattgctaaacgcattCAAGCTCTACAATactctacgttcattggtcgttcgtgttcgttttcatagaatatttgaaactaactaaaagtgaaatgcgagcatataattaagctaattagatgaactaatatatttacaaatttacaaacatcaaggcataatgtttaaaaatatttacaaatgtacaagtcatgttagccgttcaactactagtcccctcaggaggtcgatggaagtcctctgtAGAtttgaccgtcgtggtagaactcgcctctaggatccaagatctcgttcaaaatgaatccggcgagctgctcgcacacggcgttgatccgatcagtagagtaacattcatcccccatttgagacatctatcatttatgAAAAAAGCATTAACATTATGTGCGTTattacaattatgaaaatatactagtgaacggtttggacgtactctcgtttcttcatcagtagcctacccgcatggagtcatgatgtgcaagtagtcgcatacgtagtacccacaccaatcagttccttgttgttgtctcgcacacttaaggagaaacaaataaattattcaatttagaacaatttgggattatatacttaactagacaaatctttatgaatgaacataccggataatccatgttaacgttcagttcgggcctccatcgACCACGtcttttgttatttttcacaaattttttccaaaccctacgctcaaagttaagtttgatattcaggaattgttattaacagaaaaaggatttgattgtgcaaactgaacttacctgttcaaggggtctatgatatgttggattgcggactttggatttctcattgagtcaaagactataagattgccggtctctacggaaagtatgagtaaaatccaatgataattgcagatatagataggatatatacataaatatattagacaacttagtatttatttagtaatataacagaggtttgagtcgatcaaggcttacccaaagttgtatggtatgaatatataggatttgtaactttgcctagtcaacgaatcgtacatgttttggcacgtttccttgtaactttcgttgatcaatttctggttgactagcaaaggagacatgaagccgatctgatggtgccatccatgttttcggcttctttgggtctcctgtctaaacgatgcaatagaaattttataatgcacacatataattatgttcttcttaacaaaaagtattaatgtagaggtaagtgatacttacaaaacccaaatggtgatgatagaggcatcgagggcttgtcgatggtaaatgtgatataaattttggaagtacacccagaagtcatcctccccgcggaagaaatcatggtcacgatacttgactctaaacattttcccttcgtctttcgccattcgcaggtaccatctatgcaaattgaacatctgcgtgcctagacttttctcctcttcctcagtgacaaaaggttttccatgctggattGTAGTAATAGcgcgagcgacagggatttttgcctccacatgc contains:
- the LOC120710612 gene encoding uncharacterized protein LOC120710612, with protein sequence MKLVWCPEMASKAYIDGVRALAGLNDLAGSAEVAELVAAMAGGWNAQLVVEAPDVSAQPSNASSLPPATSLALAAAARRTGGRYASVLPEGDSTSAVYAGIVGPQEDEDAGAESPTVVAGSDAEEAMARLEGVDLLVIDARRQDEAAVLRAARPGERGMVVVRHGHGRRRGATALAAATSMAAGTRLVRSVYLPIGKGVEVLHVGVGKGPSLHARGGRRATGRWIRQVNHNTGEEHVFRRQ